Proteins found in one Balaenoptera acutorostrata chromosome 17, mBalAcu1.1, whole genome shotgun sequence genomic segment:
- the MROH1 gene encoding maestro heat-like repeat-containing protein family member 1 isoform X11, which produces MSEAYVKRLFAILLDAVTDKDPQVQEQVCGALCALGESQPVEALRACEEHLRLHEKLARPYRTMILRVMETVVSGHVGELGEDVARASILLASSEMTRVKELVCDWQQAASNVLVAVGKRFISSVMEEMLSKFQPGVLPHHFVVQTLANLSVSNVFGMVPFLTPILNTMLPMLSAAKPDSMRVAFCCALQRFSESTLEYLADLDQAPDPTVRKDAFATDIFSAYDILFHHWLQSREAKLRLAVVEALGPMSHLLPSEKLEEQLPKLLPGLLGLYKKHAETVHVSKSLGQILEAAASVGSRTLDVQLDSLLAALHAQVCVPVESSSPLVVSNQKEVLRCFTVLACCSPDRLLAFLLPKLDTSNERTRVGTLQVVRHVINSAAAQMEVKQPFILSSMKLPLLDTNSKVKRAVVQVISAMAHHGYLEQPGGEAMIEYIVQQCALPPEAEPQKLGADSEAPEADSVRAISVSTLYLVSTTVDRMGDVLWPYLLEFLIPVRFTGALTPLCRSLVHLAQKRQEAGAHALLIHYNGNATLPSPYAMTTRLLAVSSSPYLGDGRGAASLRLLSALHRDIHPMLGQRWATAIPLLLEHLDGYTEETLSRKEWEEKLLTALGPSPASPVKGRAPAPHW; this is translated from the exons CTGGCGCGTCCGTACCGGACGATGATCCTGAGGGTCATGGAGACGGTCGTGAGCGGTCACGTCGGCGAGCTGGGCGAGGACGTGGCCAGGGCCAGCATCCTCCTGGCCTCCAGCGAGATGACCAGAGTGAAG GAGTTGGTCTGTGATTGGCAGCAGGCTGCCAGCAACGTCCTGGTGGCCGTGGGAAAGCGTTTCATCAGCAGCGTGATGGAGGAGATGCTGAGCAAGTTCCAGCCCGGGGTCCTGCCGCACCATTTTGTCGTGCAGACGCTCGCCAACCTCTCAGTTTCCAATG TGTTCGGCATGGTGCCCTTCCTGACGCCCATCCTGAACACCATGCTGCCCATGCTGAGTGCAGCCAAGCCCGACTCGATGAGGGTGGCGTTCTGCTGTG CTCTGCAGCGCTTCAGCGAGAGCACCCTGGAGTACCTGGCCGACCTGGACCAGGCCCCCGACCCCACGGTCAGGAAGGATGCCTTCGCCACTGACATCTTCAGCGCCTACGACATCCTCTTCCACCACTGGCTGCAGAGCCGGGAAGCCAAG CTGCGGCTCGCTGTGGTGGAGGCCCTGGGGCCCATGAGCCACCTGCTGCCCAGCGAGAAGCTGGAGGAGCAGCTCCCCAAGCTCCTGCCTGGACTCCTCGGCCTCTACAAGAAGCACGCCGAGACCGTCCACGTGTCCAAG AGCCTGGGCCAGATCCTCGAGGCGGCCGCGAGCGTGGGCAGCCGCACGCTGGACGTTCAGCTTGACTCACTCCTGGCTGCCCTGCACGCTCAG GTCTGCGTGCCCGTCGAGTCCTCGAGCCCTCTGGTGGTGAGCAACCAGAAGGAGGTACTGCGCTGCTTCACGGTGCTGG CCTGCTGTTCGCCTGACCGCCTGCTGGCCTTCCTGCTGCCCAAGCTGGACACCAGCAACGAGAGGACCCGTGTGGGCACCCTCCAGGTCGTGAGGCACGTCATCAACTCGGCCG CTGCTCAGATGGAAGTCAAGCAACCCTTTATTCTCTCCTCCATGAAGCTTCCTCTTCTGGATACCAATAGCAAG GTGAAGCGGGCCGTGGTGCAGGTGATCAGTGCCATGGCCCATCACGGCTACCTGGAGCAGCCTGGAGGCGAGGCCATGATCGAGTACATCGTGCAGCAGTGCGCGCTGCCCCCCGAGGCGGAG CCTCAGAAGCTGGGCGCCGACAGCGAGGCCCCGGAGGCAGACAGCGTGCGGGCCATCAGTGTCAGCACCCTCTACCTGGTCAGCACCACCGTGGACAGGATGGGCGAC GTCCTCTGGCCATACCTGCTCGAGTTCCTCATCCCCGTGCGCTTCACCGGGGCGCTGACCCCGCTCTGCAGGAGCCTCGTGCACCTGGCCCAGAAGAGGCAGGAGGCGGGGGCCCACGCCCTCCTCATTCACTACAACGGCAACG CGACCCTTCCATCTCCCTACGCCATGACCACCAGGCTCCTG GCCGTGTCTTCCAGCCCCTACCTGGGGGACGGTCGCGGGGCGGCCTCGCTGCGCCTCCTGAGCGCCCTTCACCGGGACATCCATCCAATGCTGGGTCAGCGGTGGGCGACCGCCATCCCCCTGCTGCTGGAGCACCTGGACG GATATACGGAGGAAACCCTGTCACGGAAGGAATGGGAGGAGAAGCTGCTGACg GCATTGGGTCCCTCCCCAGCCAGCCCAGTGAAAGGCCGAGCTCCGGCCCCTCATTGGTAG
- the MROH1 gene encoding maestro heat-like repeat-containing protein family member 1 isoform X10: MSEAYVKRLFAILLDAVTDKDPQVQEQVCGALCALGESQPVEALRACEEHLRLHEKLARPYRTMILRVMETVVSGHVGELGEDVARASILLASSEMTRVKELVCDWQQAASNVLVAVGKRFISSVMEEMLSKFQPGVLPHHFVVQTLANLSVSNVFGMVPFLTPILNTMLPMLSAAKPDSMRVAFCCALQRFSESTLEYLADLDQAPDPTVRKDAFATDIFSAYDILFHHWLQSREAKLRLAVVEALGPMSHLLPSEKLEEQLPKLLPGLLGLYKKHAETVHVSKSLGQILEAAASVGSRTLDVQLDSLLAALHAQVCVPVESSSPLVVSNQKEVLRCFTVLACCSPDRLLAFLLPKLDTSNERTRVGTLQVVRHVINSAAAQMEVKQPFILSSMKLPLLDTNSKVKRAVVQVISAMAHHGYLEQPGGEAMIEYIVQQCALPPEAEPQKLGADSEAPEADSVRAISVSTLYLVSTTVDRMGDVLWPYLLEFLIPVRFTGALTPLCRSLVHLAQKRQEAGAHALLIHYNGNATLPSPYAMTTRLLAVSSSPYLGDGRGAASLRLLSALHRDIHPMLGQRWATAIPLLLEHLDGYTEETLSRKEWEEKLLTFLRDTLAVVSDNTWICQLSLEMCKQLPNYNGTPLEKNFLYKCIGTTLGAASSKEVVRKHLQELLETARYQEESEREGLACCLGICASSHLDDTLAQLEDFVKSDVFRKSAGIFNIFKDRSENEVEKVKSTLILCYGHVAARAPRELLLARVESDIFRNMSQCFSTKVLGIKVETKDPALRLCLARSVCMASQAICSSSRGSSFQLLRKPELVAQMMEFIKAEPPDSLRTPIRKKAMLACTYLVSLEPALEGQAQADLIHSCLHGVMAVLPEPEGVDGHQEPLYLDTVQALKDLLTSLLQRNMTPQGLQVMVEHLSPWIKSPRGHERVRALGLSACLLQYFLKHLHISHPHICLSRPWCPSTTWASCSASSPHGARTYGLPPARRL; this comes from the exons CTGGCGCGTCCGTACCGGACGATGATCCTGAGGGTCATGGAGACGGTCGTGAGCGGTCACGTCGGCGAGCTGGGCGAGGACGTGGCCAGGGCCAGCATCCTCCTGGCCTCCAGCGAGATGACCAGAGTGAAG GAGTTGGTCTGTGATTGGCAGCAGGCTGCCAGCAACGTCCTGGTGGCCGTGGGAAAGCGTTTCATCAGCAGCGTGATGGAGGAGATGCTGAGCAAGTTCCAGCCCGGGGTCCTGCCGCACCATTTTGTCGTGCAGACGCTCGCCAACCTCTCAGTTTCCAATG TGTTCGGCATGGTGCCCTTCCTGACGCCCATCCTGAACACCATGCTGCCCATGCTGAGTGCAGCCAAGCCCGACTCGATGAGGGTGGCGTTCTGCTGTG CTCTGCAGCGCTTCAGCGAGAGCACCCTGGAGTACCTGGCCGACCTGGACCAGGCCCCCGACCCCACGGTCAGGAAGGATGCCTTCGCCACTGACATCTTCAGCGCCTACGACATCCTCTTCCACCACTGGCTGCAGAGCCGGGAAGCCAAG CTGCGGCTCGCTGTGGTGGAGGCCCTGGGGCCCATGAGCCACCTGCTGCCCAGCGAGAAGCTGGAGGAGCAGCTCCCCAAGCTCCTGCCTGGACTCCTCGGCCTCTACAAGAAGCACGCCGAGACCGTCCACGTGTCCAAG AGCCTGGGCCAGATCCTCGAGGCGGCCGCGAGCGTGGGCAGCCGCACGCTGGACGTTCAGCTTGACTCACTCCTGGCTGCCCTGCACGCTCAG GTCTGCGTGCCCGTCGAGTCCTCGAGCCCTCTGGTGGTGAGCAACCAGAAGGAGGTACTGCGCTGCTTCACGGTGCTGG CCTGCTGTTCGCCTGACCGCCTGCTGGCCTTCCTGCTGCCCAAGCTGGACACCAGCAACGAGAGGACCCGTGTGGGCACCCTCCAGGTCGTGAGGCACGTCATCAACTCGGCCG CTGCTCAGATGGAAGTCAAGCAACCCTTTATTCTCTCCTCCATGAAGCTTCCTCTTCTGGATACCAATAGCAAG GTGAAGCGGGCCGTGGTGCAGGTGATCAGTGCCATGGCCCATCACGGCTACCTGGAGCAGCCTGGAGGCGAGGCCATGATCGAGTACATCGTGCAGCAGTGCGCGCTGCCCCCCGAGGCGGAG CCTCAGAAGCTGGGCGCCGACAGCGAGGCCCCGGAGGCAGACAGCGTGCGGGCCATCAGTGTCAGCACCCTCTACCTGGTCAGCACCACCGTGGACAGGATGGGCGAC GTCCTCTGGCCATACCTGCTCGAGTTCCTCATCCCCGTGCGCTTCACCGGGGCGCTGACCCCGCTCTGCAGGAGCCTCGTGCACCTGGCCCAGAAGAGGCAGGAGGCGGGGGCCCACGCCCTCCTCATTCACTACAACGGCAACG CGACCCTTCCATCTCCCTACGCCATGACCACCAGGCTCCTG GCCGTGTCTTCCAGCCCCTACCTGGGGGACGGTCGCGGGGCGGCCTCGCTGCGCCTCCTGAGCGCCCTTCACCGGGACATCCATCCAATGCTGGGTCAGCGGTGGGCGACCGCCATCCCCCTGCTGCTGGAGCACCTGGACG GATATACGGAGGAAACCCTGTCACGGAAGGAATGGGAGGAGAAGCTGCTGACg TTCCTTCGAGACACTCTGGCTGTTGTGTCTGACAACACATGGATTTGCCAGCTGAGCCTGGAGATGTGCAAGCAGCTACCCAACTACAACGGGACGCCCCTGGAGAAG AACTTCCTGTATAAATGCATAGGAACTACCCTGGGTGCTGCTTCAAGTAAGGAGGTGGTGAGAAAACATCTGCAGGAGCTGCTGGAAACCGCCAGATACCAGGAGGAGAGCGAGCGTGAG GGCCTTGCCTGTTGCTTGGGGATCTGTGCCAGCTCCCACCTGGATGACACCCTGGCCCAGCTGGAGGACTTTGTAAAGTCAGATGTGTTCAGAAAATCTGCCggcattttcaacatttttaag GATCGGAGTGAGAACGAGGTGGAGAAAGTGAAGAGCACGCTGATCCTGTGCTACGGGCACGTGGCAGCGCGGGCCCCCCGCGAGCTGCTGCTGGCCAGGGTGGAGTCGGACATCTTCCGGAACATGTCCCAGTGCTTCAGCACCAAG GTTCTGGGGATAAAGGTAGAGACCAAG GACCCGGCCCTGAGGCTGTGCCTCGCGCGGAGCGTGTGCATGGCCAGCCAGGCCATCTGCAGCAGCTCCCGCGGCAGCTCGTTCCAGCTGTTGAGGAAGCCGGAGCTGGTGGCTCAGATGATG GAGTTCATCAAGGCCGAGCCCCCGGACTCCCTGAGGACGCCCATTCGGAAAAAGGCCATGCTCGCCTGCACTTACCTGGT CTCCCTGGAGCCGGCGCTGGAGGGGCAGGCGCAGGCGGACCTGATCCACAGCTGCCTGCATGGCGTTATGGCCGTGCTGCCTGAGCCCGAGGGGGTGGACGGCCACCAGGAG CCCCTGTACCTGGACACCGTGCAGGCCCTCAAGGACTTACTGACAAGCCTCCTTCAGCGAAACATGACCCCCCAGGGCCTGCAGGTCATGGTGGAG CACCTGAGCCCATGGATCAAGTCCCCGAGGGGCCACGAGCGGGTGCGGGCGCTTGGCCTGAGCGCCTGCCTGCTGCAGTACTTCCTGAAGCACCTGCACATCAGC CACCCGCACATCTGCCTCTCCAGGCCCTGGTGCCCTTCCAcaacctgggcctcctgctcgGCCTCTTCTCCCCACGGTGCGCGGACCTACGGCCTGCCACCCGCCAGGAGGCTGTGA